A stretch of the Balneola vulgaris DSM 17893 genome encodes the following:
- a CDS encoding endo alpha-1,4 polygalactosaminidase — MNEYSMILVIIVLCSAIFQSTCEDEQIGQNRLEDEDINPFGVIYSKVFPHEVQGYKALILESQLYTSEEVQLIKEKEVNAFAYLSLGEVNESQWYFDELQEIGFLGQNEFWGSYFIDLKNERVKNLFIEEVIPRILEKGFDGLFLDTIDAVSPYTPRSEYKTVMVKLINEIRDQFPDIVMIQNGGDFLLSEVKNSIDGYAKEDIASAYDFNTSSYNLEEEGPYNVSIASIRAIQENFKLPILIIDFADSDSLATQITQRLDTTGFNYFISTIELNKLPLIHNTNR; from the coding sequence ATGAATGAATATTCAATGATATTAGTAATCATTGTTCTCTGTTCTGCCATTTTTCAATCTACATGCGAAGACGAGCAAATTGGACAGAATAGATTAGAGGACGAAGATATAAACCCATTTGGGGTTATATACTCAAAGGTGTTTCCTCATGAGGTACAAGGATATAAGGCACTTATATTAGAGTCGCAGTTATATACTTCCGAAGAAGTTCAACTTATCAAAGAAAAAGAAGTTAATGCCTTTGCATACTTGTCGCTTGGAGAGGTTAATGAATCCCAGTGGTACTTTGATGAACTTCAAGAAATAGGATTTCTAGGGCAAAATGAATTTTGGGGTTCTTATTTCATTGATTTAAAAAATGAAAGAGTAAAAAATTTATTTATAGAAGAAGTCATCCCGCGCATCTTAGAGAAAGGTTTCGATGGTTTGTTTTTAGATACTATAGATGCGGTATCACCTTATACACCGCGTTCAGAGTACAAAACCGTTATGGTGAAATTGATTAATGAAATTAGAGATCAATTCCCCGATATCGTGATGATTCAAAATGGAGGAGATTTCTTACTTTCGGAAGTAAAAAATTCAATTGATGGCTATGCAAAAGAAGATATAGCAAGTGCCTATGACTTCAATACTTCGAGTTATAATCTTGAAGAAGAAGGTCCCTATAATGTTTCTATAGCAAGTATTAGAGCTATTCAAGAAAATTTTAAGCTACCCATCTTAATTATCGATTTTGCAGACTCTGATAGCTTAGCTACTCAAATCACCCAGAGGCTAGACACAACGGGCTTTAATTACTTTATAAGCACTATAGAGTTGAATAAGCTTCCACTAATTCATAACACAAATAGATAA
- a CDS encoding HD-GYP domain-containing protein, whose translation MGKDVKKYFSTLGNRLGKAFSIESFGTEEELEFWSLSAEHLSRKEIPSFQNLVEWMDLLYSAPVHFVYKKEGDQLVLTKRFVISENLYKSNTEDSDSKEAKVQRQQFVENFENQFQNLQKKREWEDSFNEFGVSAHTIGNCEHIPLFTKEGIVWGLYVVGPYQQSPESMRSKLSIVGRLLANWLIELDEEEQRSAHDYENRIKGVVGDLGSGALNTKGIAELMVLYILNSIHASSGAVIEYKDDKPTIITSVNVNEEVLKHLSATGVEPLYTFNNSDNTFSINENEKHVLTEHQLKPLIKPFIDAEIKGLLWLCYEGDSQPDFDPEVLNTINSILGNLLSYRNQNHIFSDQLIESFYLLLRALEKKRSKTYYHTPRLIGFVSMFGVLFGLDQDEMETIKLTAKLHDIGYVGAAGISSIASVGSELAHPIAGATMLSSLPVTSDVIEGIKTHHEWVNGQGAPNGLTGVEIPWTGKIIGVFEYIVDFIESSIEDSQKTDDEYLQQLADNLIERADKQFDMVLIPTVIQLIQSLGWQGCVELGVEE comes from the coding sequence ATGGGAAAAGACGTTAAAAAATATTTTAGTACACTAGGTAATAGATTAGGCAAAGCCTTTTCCATAGAGTCGTTTGGTACGGAAGAAGAATTGGAATTTTGGTCATTATCCGCTGAACACCTTTCTAGAAAAGAGATTCCTTCTTTTCAAAATCTAGTAGAGTGGATGGATTTACTTTACTCTGCCCCTGTTCATTTTGTGTATAAGAAAGAAGGGGATCAATTAGTACTCACAAAACGATTTGTAATTTCTGAAAATCTATACAAATCAAATACTGAAGATTCAGATTCAAAAGAAGCGAAAGTTCAAAGGCAGCAGTTTGTAGAAAATTTCGAAAATCAATTTCAAAATCTACAAAAGAAGAGAGAGTGGGAAGATAGTTTTAATGAGTTTGGCGTTTCAGCACATACCATAGGTAACTGCGAACATATTCCATTATTCACAAAAGAAGGCATTGTCTGGGGGCTTTATGTAGTAGGGCCTTATCAACAAAGCCCTGAATCGATGCGATCAAAACTATCGATAGTCGGTAGACTGCTTGCTAATTGGCTTATTGAGTTAGATGAAGAAGAACAACGATCTGCACATGATTATGAGAACAGGATTAAAGGGGTTGTTGGGGATTTAGGTTCTGGTGCATTGAATACCAAAGGCATCGCTGAACTAATGGTCCTTTATATTTTGAATTCTATTCATGCCAGCTCAGGTGCCGTAATTGAATACAAGGATGACAAACCAACCATCATTACTTCCGTTAATGTAAATGAAGAAGTACTTAAGCATCTATCAGCTACGGGTGTAGAGCCACTTTATACCTTTAATAATTCTGACAACACCTTCAGCATAAATGAAAATGAGAAGCATGTATTAACAGAGCATCAATTAAAACCCCTTATAAAGCCTTTTATCGATGCTGAGATTAAAGGATTGCTTTGGCTTTGTTACGAAGGAGATAGTCAACCTGATTTTGACCCAGAGGTGTTGAACACTATTAACTCTATACTTGGTAATCTTTTATCATATAGGAATCAGAATCACATATTTTCAGATCAACTGATAGAGTCATTCTATCTGTTGTTACGTGCTTTAGAGAAGAAGAGAAGCAAAACATATTATCACACACCAAGGCTCATCGGATTCGTTTCAATGTTTGGAGTGTTATTTGGGTTAGATCAAGATGAGATGGAGACCATCAAATTAACGGCAAAGTTACATGATATAGGTTATGTAGGAGCCGCCGGAATTAGTTCTATTGCTAGTGTGGGATCAGAATTGGCTCATCCTATTGCAGGCGCTACCATGTTAAGTAGTTTGCCCGTGACTTCAGATGTAATTGAGGGTATCAAAACGCATCACGAATGGGTAAATGGGCAAGGAGCTCCTAATGGTTTAACTGGGGTTGAAATTCCTTGGACGGGTAAAATTATCGGGGTATTTGAATACATCGTTGATTTCATTGAGAGTAGTATTGAGGATTCTCAAAAAACAGACGATGAGTATTTACAACAGTTAGCCGATAATTTAATTGAGAGAGCAGATAAACAGTTTGATATGGTGCTTATACCAACGGTTATTCAATTAATTCAAAGCCTAGGATGGCAAGGCTGTGTGGAGCTTGGGGTTGAAGAATGA